A single Plasmodium malariae genome assembly, chromosome: 6 DNA region contains:
- the SET9 gene encoding SET domain protein, putative gives MFDVALLKDIEHRGLRDCRLERIKQNNERMNEKEKEELIELAKELPKLYERNEKEVIPTLIASFIERYPKSIEGYTYFIKFHLNIEDYKSTLNFLYAAIYIDKENKSLMYLLKECEERLVSQISRIPMKYKNFICYSESRTDNDEKYTNRSSDYYNADYTYDDLIYEEKYRNKMHIVKQGQYYMVLAKKDLVPGEIIIRTKPFVLTQYIFSNHYTYSTCYHCLRERNISQKSYACPINPHTCSYIFCNYKCLIDNIKVHKIECTNLGTILAASKECKLSYYTVLHIFRVLIKTRIDKEYKDKEHTILSEIFSHHSYYDAVKENQKELFESFNTLANRIILEFPSSFYLYLKQKELVQFMLIIWQYSPFIKYYSPSSILQQANPETTFGLVYSTILAKIHHSCVPTCTFYYDEDGYLTIRSLCNIPQGGKLCISLLADQYLPLKIRKSFKSMPRIFSCGCIRCSDPTENNLHLRSMKCPKCVIGYIYPLKTRSLVEALKLHWFGQIKKETIHDREEPSRRGTPSGKSTKNRANRDSQVDKANRLEGMSTSNEANISNEESISNEASVSNSNSRAARRGRSPKSGQILVEEKKKKKILNRLEKEMERWVCGNCGKISFKGNKKCIKLENKIYLQYNEAEHNYMNGNTINARNQLLHLYKEFFYILHPNHYILFNTCVLLAGLLRNEPNKQLFESLRYLRKAVIAAENVFPICSLEKVHLYTHLAHYTFSCSNLYKLYNKGMGVLPNHVIEPMYKAIWNSCVISGYNSTLSIVLTQQLRTYAISFNLFTPCKDIKFDINRKEEFCSFYSKVTQKKNAPFKEIKKVVEEDYFFPIYMACQCFDINFEKNKFFKSIFISLRTIQYFGNGLNALCLAASFGNVNLVKLLLKLKYSLFLKNELHMNALLYMASSFLPDEQTSYHSNYYYTLLKEIELQSVQLDEFERNYSNWINAPPNNANKTKTELLISSNNNNYLNYCHLKNDIEQPFPFDVVVDEDLIYGERSKEMDTNQKIILTLFLKYLDKKHIKKKKKFKNRLTLNERIKFGEEKRSLRKHKFRRERRGMLLQGKGKIHRDSFSEENLSSPPSIITRHKKSKPTEWQEYFGKNRLHYGKLSGNNMSSDNMSSDNMSSDNTSSDKKNRGNMNRGNMNIGNMHSGNMHSGNMHSGNMHSGNMHSGNMNSSNKNSDNTNNYDNEDDSNKKYDNHNIFGSDPSYSELPDSARPKGEHCKDDKMLRVRGTSSNYSDDELYTEVLSSSNLSILRNGCSSSGGGASSGGAFNGDAFSSGTSNNNTSNSDTSSSSGDSVNSDDVLNSKVKNYYSKKFLTQSISHRLLGLNNALHYACARGKRELAKQLIISGMPVMLLNDEGSTPLHMAALKGHTHIVKTLINYKSDVNALSSHGETPLMLATYGLHFEVVKILIEHDAKTIINNKQNTTVLHCLVLGLLRTHTIYYKSKTCRDDIATLTIQGFSELGSSTYYTQAPSYLSTNYITANIPIIEQLPHDFFLFPFKLLHRVKKAVIIMKYLMMLCPIYLYEIKNSNGYNPFELLKATWKKLCEKRIQVMAISDIRISSFSEKQKNIVQQAWTLITSLVNVLISVLIPDRSVITSIYKNLAICNGPMGGVSTSNEAKSSESTSNEAKSNGSTLNGAKSNGSTLNGPKSQNVVGASKGSAKESSEKEVSEAPLTTTKAALTIKEKTSTLKKVLFKKMKPPGPKEK, from the exons tttatatgcagctatatatatagacaaagaaaataagtcgttaatgtatttattaaaagaatgtGAGGAACGTTTAGTATCACAGATAAGTAGAATAcctatgaaatataaaaactttaTATGTTACTCAGAGAGTAGAACAGATAATGATGAAAAGTATACAAATAGGAGTAGCGATTATTACAATGCGGATTATACGTATGATGACTTAATATATGAAGAGAAGTACAGAAACAAAATGCACATTGTTAAACAGGGACAATATTATATGGTATTAGCTAAGAAAGATTTAGTTCCTGGTGAAATTATAATTCGCACAAAACCGTTTGTATTAACtcagtatatattttctaatcATTACACTTATTCTACTTGTTATCATTGTTTAAGAGAAAGAAATATATCACAAAAGAGCTATGCGTGTCCTATCAATCCACATACTTgttcatacattttttgtaattacaaATGCTTaatagataatataaaagtcCATAAAATTGAGTGTACCAACCTAGGAACAATTTTAGCTGCTTCTAAAGAGTGTAAGTTAAGCTACTATACTgttcttcatatatttcgtgtattaataaaaacaagaatAGATAAAGAGTATAAAGATAAAGAACATACTATATTAAGTGAAATTTTTAGTCATCATTCTTATTATGATGCAGTAAAAGAAAAtcaaaaagaattatttgaATCATTTAATACTTTAGCtaatagaattattttagaattcccttcttcattttatttatatttaaaacagAAGGAATTAGTTCaatttatgttaataatCTGGCAATACTCACCTTTTATTAAGTATTATTCTCCTTCTTCCATTCTTCAACAAGCTAACCCTGAAACCACATTCGGCTTAGTGTACTCAACCATACTTGCAAAAATACATCATAGTTGTGTACCCACATGcactttttattatgatgAAGATGGATATTTAACTATTAGATCTCTATGTAATATACCTCAAGGTGGCAAACTATGTATTAGTTTATTAGCAGATCAGTACCTACCCcttaaaattagaaaaagcTTCAAAAGTATGCCTCGAATATTTAGTTGTGGTTGTATCAGATGTTCTGACCCGACTGAGAATAACCTACATCTAAGAAGCATGAAATGCCCTAAGTGCGTTATAGGGTATATATACCCATTAAAGACCCGTTCGTTAGTTGAAGCACTTAAATTACACTGGTTTGGtcaaattaaaaaggaaactATACATGATAGGGAAGAACCTTCCAGGAGAGGAACTCCCTCGGGGAAGTCCACAAAAAATAGAGCTAATCGAGATAGCCAAGTGGATAAAGCGAATCGATTGGAAGGAATGAGCACATCGAATGAAGCGAACATTTCGAACGAAGAGAGCATATCGAATGAAGCGAGCGTATCTAACAGTAACAGTCGAGCTGCTCGCAGGGGGCGCTCTCCAAAGAGCGGCCAAATTTTGgtagaggaaaaaaaaaaaaaaaaaattctgaacagactagaaaaagaaatggaaAGGTGGGTATGCGGAAATTGCGGTAAAATTTCTTTCAAAGGGAATAAGAAGTGCATAAAATTggagaataaaatatacttacAATATAATGAGGCAGAACATAACTACATGAATGGTAATACAATAAATGCTAGGAATCAGCTGTTGCACTTGtataaagaatttttttacatattacatccaaatcattatatattatttaatacttGTGTGTTATTAGCTGGTTTGTTAAGGAATGAACCAAATAAACAACTATTTGAGTCTCTAAGATATTTGAGAAAGGCAGTAATAGCAGCAGAGAATGTGTTTCCTATCTGTTCATTAGAAAAGGTGCATTTGTACACACATCTAGCCCATTATACTTTTAGTTGTTCTAATTTATACAAGCTGTACAATAAAGGTATGGGAGTTTTACCTAACCATGTGATAGAACCCATGTACAAAGCTATATGGAATTCTTGTGTAATCTCAGGATACAACTCAACATTATCAATAGTACTAACTCAGCAGTTAAGAACATATGCCATCTCGTTTAATTTGTTTACTCCAtgtaaagatataaaatttgaTATAAACAGAAAAGAGGAATTTTGTAGTTTTTACTCTAAGGTgacgcaaaaaaaaaatgctccttttaaagaaataaaaaaagtagttGAAGAGGATTATTTTTTCCCAATCTACATGGCTTGTCAGTGTTTCgatataaattttgaaaaaaataaattttttaaaagtatatttataagtttACGTACTATTCAATATTTTGGTAATGGATTAAATGCACTATGTTTAGCTGCCTCCTTTGGAAATGTTAATCTGGTAaaacttttattaaaattgaaatattctttatttttaaaaaacgaaCTACATATGAATGCTCTTCTGTATATGGCTAGCTCCTTCTTACCAGATGAACAAACTAGCTATCATTCGAACTATTACTACACTTtgttaaaagaaatagagCTTCAGAGTGTTCAACTGGACGAATTTGAAAGAAATTACTCAAATTGGATTAATGCTCCTCCaaataatgcaaataaaactaaaacggaattattaataagtagtaataataataattacttaAATTATTGTCATCTAAAGAATGATATTGAACAGCCCTTCCCATTTGATGTGGTAGTGGATGAAGATTTAATATATGGTGAAAGAAGCAAAGAGATGGACACtaatcaaaaaattatccTTACActgtttttaaaatatttagacaagaaacatattaaaaaaaagaaaaaattcaaaaataggTTGACACTAAATGAGCGGATCAAGTTTGGCGAGGAAAAGCGCTCTCTCAGGAAACACAAGTTCCGGAGAGAGCGTCGGGGGATGCTTCTGCAAGGGAAAGGGAAAATCCATCGTGATAGTTTCTCTGAGGAAAATTTATCATCACCACCTTCTATTATAACACGACACAAGAAAAGCAAGCCAACCGAGTGGCAAGAATATTTTGGCAAAAACAGGCTTCACTACGGCAAATTGAGTGGTAATAATATGAGCAGTGATAATATGAGCAGTGATAATATGAGCAGTGATAACACGAGCAGTGATAAGAAGAACAGAGGTAACATGAACAGAGGTAACATGAACATTGGTAACATGCACAGTGGTAACATGCACAGTGGTAACATGCACAGTGGTAACATGCACAGTGGTAACATGCACAGTGGTAACATGAACAGTAGCAACAAGAACAGTGATAACACGAATAATTATGATAACGAAGatgatagtaataaaaaatatgataatcataatattttcGGGAGTGACCCCAGCTACTCTGAACTACCGGACAGTGCAAGGCCAAAGGGTGAACACTGCAAAGACGATAAGATGTTAAGGGTAAGAGGCACCTCGAGTAACTACTCTGATGATGAACTCTACACAGAGGTACTCAGTTCTTCAAACTTGAGCATTCTTCGGAATGGGTGTTCCTCCTCTGGTGGAGGTGCTTCCAGCGGAGGGGCTTTTAACGGAGATGCTTTCAGCAGCGGTACATCCAACAATAACACCTCTAACAGTGATACTTCTAGCAGTAGCGGCGATTCGGTAAACTCCGACGACGTCCTGAACAGCAAGGTGAAGAATTACTACTCGAAAAAATTTCTAACTCAGTCTATTTCGCACAGATTGCTCGGATTAAACAACGCTCTGCACTATGCATGCGCAAGAGGAAAAAGAGAGCTAGCGAAGCAACTGATAATTAGTGGAATGCCAGTTATGCTATTAAATGATGAAGGAAGTACTCCTTTACATATGGCTGCTCTAAAGGGACACACGCATATAGTTAAAAcgttaataaattataagagTGATGTGAATGCCTTAAGCTCCCATGGGGAAACACCATTAATGCTTGCTACGTACGGCTTACACTTTGAAgtagtaaaaattttaattgagCATGATGCTAAAAcgattataaataataaacaaaatactACAGTATTACATTGCTTAGTACTAGGTTTATTACGAACACATACgatttattataaaagtaaaacgTGTAGAGATGATATTGCAACGTTAACTATACAAGGATTTAGTGAATTAGGTTCTTCAACATATTATACACAAGCACCCAGTTATTTAAGTACCAATTATATCACTGCGAACATACCAATAATAGAACAACTGCCCCatgatttttttctttttccttttaaattattacatagaGTAAAAAAAGCAGTTATcattatgaaatatttaatgatGCTGTGTCCTATTTAtctatatgaaataaaaaactcAAATGGGTATAATCCATTCGAATTGTTAAAAGCTActtggaaaaaattatgtgaGAAGAGAATACAAGTCATGGCTATTTCCGATATAAGAATTTCATCATTTagtgaaaaacaaaaaaatattgtacaaCAAGCATGGACTCTTATAACGTCTTTAGTTAATGTTCTTATTTCTGTTCTTATACCTGACAGATCAGTTATAACCtcaatttataaaaatctgGCCATTTGCAACGGCCCAATGGGCGGGGTGTCCACATCAAATGAGGCTAAGTCAAGTGAGTCTACATCAAATGAGGCTAAGTCAAATGGGTCTACATTAAATGGGGCCAAGTCAAATGGGTCTACATTAAATGGGCCAA AGAGCCAAAATGTGGTAGGCGCATCTAAGGGAAGTGCTAAAGAGTCTAGTGAAAAGGAAGTATCGGAAGCACCGCTTACTACTACAAAAGCTGCACTAACAATAAAGGAAAAGACGAGTACTTTAAAAAAggtattatttaaaaaaatgaagccACCTGGGCctaaggaaaaataa